From a single Arachnia propionica genomic region:
- a CDS encoding UDP-N-acetylglucosamine 1-carboxyvinyltransferase, protein MTATSQSLGIMIREARKARQWSQQRLADEINSSQSAVHRIEMGQQNVSLNMIERLASALEMPLILAATEGTVNFEITGPTKLEGEIEVRSSKNAAVALLCASMLNHGRTVLRGIASIEEVDRICDVLQSIGVTVTPTNGGQDLELTRPEKLTPEAIDQRAARRTRSILMFLGPLMHEFDSFELPYAGGCDLGARTVHPHMSALKRLGLSVDAHDSQYHATVQRDGAPEHHITLVERGDTVTENAIMAAARTPGLTVIRNASGNYMVQDLCFFLRELGVGVEGIGTTTLRIQGVKEIRKDVEYHISEDPIEAMSLITAGIVTQSELTVKRCPIEFLEVEFAVLEEMGQRMVMSSEYPSGNDHTRLVDVTVKPSKLTAPLDKIHPMPFPGLNIDNLPFFALICATADGQSIIYDWVYENRAVHLKKLCDLGANVTVMDAHKLMVIGPTKWRGRDIECPPALRPSVCLFLAALAARGTTILRDVYVINRGYEDLPRRFNQLGAQINTFWGDAPS, encoded by the coding sequence ATGACCGCCACCAGCCAGTCCTTGGGAATCATGATCCGGGAGGCGCGCAAGGCCCGTCAATGGTCCCAACAGCGCCTCGCCGACGAAATCAACTCCTCGCAGTCTGCCGTTCACCGGATAGAGATGGGACAGCAGAACGTCTCGCTCAATATGATTGAGAGACTGGCATCCGCGCTCGAGATGCCCCTGATCCTCGCGGCCACCGAGGGCACCGTCAACTTCGAGATCACCGGTCCAACGAAGTTGGAGGGTGAAATCGAGGTCCGTTCCTCCAAGAACGCTGCCGTCGCACTGCTCTGCGCCTCGATGCTGAACCATGGCCGGACAGTTCTGCGCGGAATCGCCAGCATTGAGGAAGTGGATCGCATCTGCGACGTGCTCCAGTCCATCGGGGTCACAGTCACCCCGACCAACGGAGGCCAGGATCTCGAGTTGACACGACCAGAGAAACTCACCCCTGAAGCCATCGATCAACGTGCAGCACGCCGCACGCGCTCCATCCTGATGTTCCTTGGTCCTCTGATGCACGAGTTCGATTCCTTCGAACTCCCCTACGCTGGTGGCTGTGATCTCGGGGCGCGTACTGTACATCCACACATGTCGGCGCTGAAACGTCTCGGTCTGTCTGTGGACGCGCACGACAGCCAGTACCACGCCACCGTGCAACGTGACGGTGCACCCGAACACCACATCACCTTGGTGGAGCGTGGAGACACAGTCACCGAAAACGCGATCATGGCCGCGGCACGCACCCCAGGGTTGACCGTGATCCGTAACGCTTCGGGCAACTACATGGTGCAAGATCTGTGTTTCTTCCTCCGCGAGTTGGGGGTCGGCGTGGAGGGTATCGGAACCACCACTTTGCGTATCCAGGGCGTCAAAGAAATCCGCAAAGACGTCGAATACCACATCTCGGAGGACCCGATCGAGGCGATGAGCCTCATCACTGCCGGCATCGTCACGCAATCGGAGCTGACAGTCAAACGCTGCCCCATTGAGTTCCTGGAGGTGGAGTTCGCCGTTTTGGAGGAGATGGGGCAGCGAATGGTGATGAGCAGTGAATACCCATCGGGCAACGATCACACCCGGTTGGTGGACGTCACTGTGAAACCGTCCAAGCTGACGGCCCCTCTGGACAAAATCCATCCAATGCCGTTCCCGGGGTTGAACATCGACAACCTTCCCTTTTTCGCCCTGATCTGCGCGACAGCCGATGGGCAGTCAATCATCTATGACTGGGTTTACGAAAACCGTGCGGTGCACCTGAAGAAGCTCTGCGACCTGGGTGCGAACGTCACCGTCATGGACGCCCACAAGCTGATGGTCATCGGTCCGACGAAATGGCGTGGACGTGACATCGAGTGTCCACCTGCGTTGCGTCCTTCAGTGTGCTTGTTCCTAGCGGCCCTCGCGGCCCGCGGCACCACCATCCTGCGAGATGTCTACGTGATCAACCGGGGCTACGAGGACCTTCCGAGACGCTTCAATCAGCTCGGTGCACAGATCAACACCTTCTGGGGTGATGCACCGAGCTGA
- the lpdA gene encoding dihydrolipoyl dehydrogenase: MTHEYDVCVLGAGPGGYVAAIRAAQLGLKTCIIEKRYWGGVCLNVGCIPTKSLLRNAELAHIVTHEAAAFGIKGDITVDYGKAFSRSRQVSERMTKGIHFLMKKNKIKEFNGWGTFVDAHTIEVADDKGTTTQVTFNNVIIAAGSTTKMLPGTKVSTNVVTYEEQILADKLPGSIIIGGSGAIGTEFAYVLRSYGVDVTIVEFFDRMVPNEDAEISAEITKAYKKLGIKVLTATKVESIEDTGSGVRVTVSPAAGGASQVLEADRFLSAVGFAPRTEGYGLENTGVALTERGAIAVDDHLRTNVPGVYAIGDCTAKMMLAHVAEAQGMVAAETIAGVETHPVDYDMIPRATYCQPQIASFGYTEQQARDKGHEVKVSKFPFAANGKAWGLGEGVGFVKLVADARYNELLGAHMIGPDVTELLPELILAQKYELTADEIAHAVHAHPTLSEAIKEAAHGIGGHMINF, translated from the coding sequence ATGACCCACGAATACGACGTCTGCGTGCTCGGCGCCGGTCCCGGTGGCTACGTTGCCGCCATCCGTGCCGCCCAGCTCGGCCTGAAGACCTGCATCATCGAGAAACGTTACTGGGGAGGCGTGTGCCTGAACGTCGGCTGCATCCCGACCAAGTCGTTGCTGCGCAACGCGGAGCTTGCTCACATCGTCACGCACGAGGCTGCCGCCTTCGGTATCAAGGGAGACATAACCGTCGACTACGGCAAGGCCTTCTCCCGCAGCCGCCAGGTCTCGGAGCGGATGACCAAGGGCATCCACTTCCTGATGAAGAAGAACAAGATCAAGGAATTCAACGGCTGGGGTACGTTCGTTGACGCCCACACCATCGAAGTCGCCGACGACAAGGGCACCACTACCCAGGTGACCTTCAACAACGTCATCATCGCGGCCGGATCCACCACAAAGATGCTCCCCGGGACCAAGGTCTCGACCAACGTAGTCACCTACGAGGAACAGATCCTGGCCGACAAGCTCCCGGGCTCGATCATCATTGGCGGCTCCGGGGCCATCGGAACTGAGTTCGCCTATGTTTTGCGCAGTTACGGTGTCGACGTGACCATTGTCGAGTTCTTCGACCGAATGGTTCCCAACGAAGACGCGGAGATCTCCGCAGAAATCACCAAGGCGTACAAGAAACTGGGCATCAAGGTACTGACCGCCACCAAAGTCGAGTCCATCGAGGACACAGGCAGTGGGGTGCGTGTCACTGTCAGCCCCGCTGCAGGAGGTGCCTCGCAGGTCCTGGAAGCGGATCGTTTCCTCTCGGCTGTCGGGTTCGCCCCGCGCACCGAGGGTTATGGTTTGGAGAACACCGGGGTCGCTCTGACCGAACGCGGCGCTATTGCCGTTGACGACCATCTCCGCACCAACGTTCCCGGAGTCTACGCTATTGGCGACTGCACGGCGAAGATGATGCTCGCTCACGTGGCTGAGGCGCAAGGCATGGTGGCAGCCGAAACCATTGCCGGGGTTGAAACCCACCCCGTCGACTACGACATGATTCCGCGGGCAACCTATTGCCAGCCACAAATCGCTTCCTTCGGGTACACCGAGCAACAGGCCAGAGACAAGGGTCACGAGGTGAAGGTCTCGAAGTTCCCATTCGCCGCCAACGGCAAAGCCTGGGGCCTGGGGGAGGGAGTCGGTTTCGTCAAGCTCGTCGCCGATGCCCGATACAACGAGCTGCTGGGTGCACACATGATCGGCCCTGATGTCACGGAGCTGCTCCCGGAACTCATCCTGGCCCAGAAATACGAACTGACCGCCGATGAGATTGCGCACGCCGTTCACGCCCACCCGACGCTGTCCGAGGCCATCAAAGAAGCCGCCCACGGTATCGGTGGGCACATGATCAACTTCTGA
- a CDS encoding metal-sensitive transcriptional regulator, whose amino-acid sequence MTQLDPDEVKPSVLRLKRASGQLNAVIRMLEAGQDCEEVITQIAAVSKAIDRAGYSIIAHGMRTCLLNDPTGESINAQKLEKLFLSLS is encoded by the coding sequence GTGACGCAACTGGATCCCGATGAGGTAAAGCCGTCGGTGCTTCGCCTGAAACGCGCCAGCGGACAGCTCAACGCCGTAATTCGCATGCTTGAAGCCGGTCAGGACTGCGAAGAGGTGATAACCCAGATCGCCGCGGTCTCCAAAGCCATCGACCGGGCCGGTTATTCGATCATCGCCCACGGAATGCGCACCTGCCTGTTGAACGACCCCACAGGGGAGTCCATCAACGCTCAGAAGCTGGAAAAGCTATTCCTGAGCCTGTCGTGA
- a CDS encoding GNAT family N-acetyltransferase, giving the protein MMEPYELELLPLDTPDDDPRWAAYLDLFAIVFLEGRAPEDGVAAFRRHRRADGATLGMVTTEGPGLDGRHVVAGLAWAPIRVNAGGNIVPVMAINTVAVRPTHRRRGLMRMMMDHHLRCARAEGFTLAALSASEATIYGRFGFGVASRCVEWEIDTRRFAIRSEVMVAPGSLELTNPPLDENIFERLSTAHQAAHRGAFSPLGMHLAKADGTWDFDEQGPSKKLRYLLHFDASGVPDGFAEFKHGGFVSKYSESPAPTAVLSVCSSTPEVERALWQGLASFDLVEKLTYESAGLDDPLPGSLIDPWAIKQNAIRDGIWLRILDLEEAVADRGFESDGHVVIKVADSMGFCEGTWCITVREGQGEAVRTSLSPAVELGVDSLARLWFGDVTAAQLARSGLIYGSPGSIQKLSRLFATACGPVNLNDF; this is encoded by the coding sequence ATGATGGAACCCTACGAGCTCGAGCTCCTGCCGCTCGACACCCCAGACGATGATCCTCGTTGGGCCGCATACTTGGATCTGTTTGCAATCGTCTTCCTTGAGGGCCGCGCTCCCGAAGACGGTGTGGCTGCTTTTCGCAGGCACCGGCGCGCCGATGGTGCAACCCTTGGCATGGTCACCACAGAAGGGCCCGGACTCGATGGGCGCCATGTTGTCGCTGGGCTGGCCTGGGCGCCGATCCGGGTAAACGCCGGTGGAAACATCGTTCCGGTCATGGCCATCAACACCGTCGCGGTCCGTCCCACCCACCGTCGCCGTGGCCTGATGCGCATGATGATGGACCATCACCTCCGGTGTGCCAGAGCTGAAGGATTTACGCTGGCCGCCTTGAGCGCCAGTGAGGCCACAATTTACGGTCGCTTCGGCTTTGGGGTCGCCAGCCGGTGTGTCGAGTGGGAGATCGACACCCGGCGTTTCGCCATCCGTTCGGAGGTGATGGTTGCCCCGGGTTCACTGGAACTCACCAATCCCCCACTCGATGAGAATATATTCGAACGCCTGTCCACGGCCCATCAGGCGGCCCATCGCGGTGCTTTCAGTCCCTTGGGCATGCATCTCGCCAAGGCCGACGGCACGTGGGACTTCGACGAACAGGGACCGTCCAAGAAATTGCGCTACCTGCTCCACTTCGACGCCTCCGGCGTCCCAGATGGATTTGCGGAATTCAAGCACGGTGGTTTCGTCAGCAAGTACAGCGAATCCCCCGCGCCCACCGCGGTCTTGTCGGTGTGCTCCTCCACTCCTGAGGTCGAGCGGGCACTGTGGCAAGGTCTGGCTAGTTTCGACCTGGTCGAGAAACTTACCTACGAATCAGCCGGCCTGGATGACCCCTTGCCCGGCTCGCTCATCGACCCCTGGGCCATCAAACAGAATGCCATCCGCGACGGCATCTGGTTGCGGATCCTGGACCTGGAGGAGGCGGTTGCTGACCGCGGATTCGAATCGGACGGCCACGTGGTCATCAAGGTTGCTGATTCGATGGGGTTCTGTGAGGGAACCTGGTGCATCACTGTGCGAGAAGGCCAGGGGGAGGCTGTGAGAACCTCCCTCTCCCCCGCTGTTGAGCTCGGCGTGGACAGCCTGGCCCGGCTCTGGTTCGGCGATGTGACCGCTGCGCAGCTGGCCCGTTCCGGTCTCATCTATGGCTCTCCAGGCTCCATCCAGAAGCTTTCCCGGCTTTTCGCTACCGCTTGTGGGCCCGTCAATTTAAATGATTTCTGA
- a CDS encoding glycoside hydrolase family 3 C-terminal domain-containing protein produces the protein MFTEEQIPELLEQLTLEEKCSLLSGSDFWHTQPVERLGIPALMVSDGPHGLRRQAENADEMGLEESVPATCFPTAAALASTWDVALLEEIGRALAEEAKTQGVGVILGPGVNLKRSPLCGRNFEYFSEDPLLAGELAAALVAGIQSGGVGTSVKHFAANNQETDRMRINARIDERTLREMYLSIFERIIERARPATLMCSYNRINDVYSSENRWLLTEVLREEWGFDGLVMTDWGAVHDRVAGVTAGLDLEMPSSRGWNDQLVAEAVRIGLLDEADLDRAVMRVLQLVFRYHRKTPEQPLDFEAHHELARKAASRSAVLLKNEGSALPLPGFGDVVVIGEMARTPRYQGAGSSQVNPIHLDNALDALRRRHSDLPFEPGYPLPDSPAAAFPAEELLRRAQEAAAGRTVLLFLGLPAADESEGYDRQDISLPAEHVDLLCAVRRVADGVIVLLSNGAAVETASWQDDADAIMELWLPGQGGGEAVARLVTGEDSPSGRLAETIPEKLEQYPAQLNFPGEAGEVRYGEGVFVGYRGLQKLGNRPSYPFGHGLAYTTFEFSDLRAEVAEVTPETALGEVVLTASFTVTNTGGRRGVAVPQLYLGYPVSSVGRPPRELGGFQHLELGPGESTRVEIRVTRRDLSFWDARTHSWSVEPGRIRVEIGASAEDIKLSLEADLPAPPRLLPLTEWSTVTEWRQHPEAWEKLEPFLASFGKESEFFLLDLPVCKLPLMFEDTLTFDQLTELLAEIRTIPSVP, from the coding sequence ATGTTCACCGAAGAGCAGATCCCCGAGCTTCTCGAGCAGCTCACCCTCGAGGAAAAATGTTCACTGCTCTCCGGCAGTGATTTCTGGCACACCCAGCCGGTCGAACGACTCGGGATTCCTGCCTTGATGGTCTCCGACGGCCCCCACGGGCTCCGTAGACAGGCCGAGAATGCCGACGAGATGGGCCTGGAGGAATCAGTGCCGGCCACATGTTTCCCCACGGCCGCAGCACTTGCGTCCACCTGGGATGTGGCGCTGCTCGAAGAGATCGGGCGGGCGCTGGCCGAGGAGGCGAAGACACAGGGCGTCGGCGTGATCCTGGGACCGGGCGTAAACCTGAAACGTTCCCCGCTGTGCGGACGGAACTTCGAATATTTCTCGGAGGACCCTCTGCTGGCGGGAGAACTGGCTGCCGCCCTGGTAGCAGGCATCCAGTCCGGAGGGGTCGGGACCTCTGTGAAGCACTTCGCCGCCAACAATCAGGAAACCGATCGAATGCGCATAAATGCGCGAATCGATGAACGAACCCTGAGGGAAATGTACCTCAGTATATTCGAACGAATAATCGAGCGAGCGCGCCCGGCAACGTTGATGTGCTCGTACAACCGAATCAACGACGTCTACTCATCCGAGAACCGCTGGCTCCTGACCGAGGTGCTGCGCGAGGAATGGGGCTTCGACGGCCTGGTGATGACCGACTGGGGGGCGGTCCACGACCGGGTCGCCGGAGTCACCGCCGGACTGGACCTGGAAATGCCGTCTTCGCGCGGCTGGAACGACCAGCTCGTCGCCGAGGCCGTCCGGATTGGTCTTTTGGACGAAGCCGATCTGGACAGGGCCGTCATGCGCGTGTTGCAGCTGGTTTTCCGATACCACCGGAAAACACCCGAGCAACCCCTCGATTTCGAGGCACACCACGAACTGGCCCGTAAGGCCGCATCGCGAAGCGCCGTGCTGTTGAAGAATGAAGGATCGGCACTCCCCCTGCCCGGGTTCGGTGACGTCGTGGTCATTGGAGAGATGGCACGCACCCCCAGATATCAAGGAGCCGGATCGTCACAGGTGAACCCGATCCACTTGGACAATGCCCTCGACGCCCTGCGGCGCAGACACTCCGATTTGCCGTTCGAACCCGGGTATCCGCTGCCCGACTCCCCTGCGGCTGCCTTCCCCGCCGAGGAACTGCTCAGGCGAGCGCAGGAGGCCGCTGCGGGCCGCACGGTCCTGTTGTTTCTCGGCCTGCCCGCCGCGGACGAGTCGGAGGGATACGACCGGCAAGACATCTCGCTGCCCGCCGAGCATGTGGACCTGCTGTGCGCAGTGCGCCGGGTGGCCGACGGGGTGATCGTCCTGCTCTCGAACGGCGCAGCTGTCGAAACCGCCTCCTGGCAGGACGACGCGGACGCGATCATGGAGCTCTGGCTGCCAGGCCAAGGCGGGGGTGAGGCCGTGGCGCGGCTGGTCACCGGTGAGGACTCCCCCAGCGGCAGGCTGGCGGAAACCATCCCCGAGAAGTTGGAGCAATATCCCGCACAACTCAATTTCCCAGGTGAAGCAGGTGAAGTGCGCTATGGGGAGGGGGTTTTCGTTGGATATCGCGGGCTTCAGAAACTCGGGAACCGACCGAGTTATCCCTTCGGCCACGGTCTGGCCTACACCACCTTCGAGTTCAGCGATCTGCGGGCGGAGGTGGCCGAGGTCACCCCCGAAACGGCGTTGGGCGAAGTGGTTCTCACCGCTTCGTTCACCGTCACCAACACCGGCGGCCGACGCGGCGTCGCAGTCCCCCAGCTTTATCTCGGGTATCCGGTCTCCTCGGTGGGCCGCCCTCCCCGGGAACTAGGAGGTTTCCAGCATCTGGAACTGGGACCGGGGGAAAGCACCCGCGTCGAGATCCGGGTGACTCGCCGCGACCTGTCCTTCTGGGACGCGAGAACCCACTCCTGGAGCGTGGAACCGGGAAGGATCCGTGTCGAGATCGGGGCCTCCGCGGAGGACATCAAACTGAGCCTTGAGGCGGACCTGCCCGCTCCCCCACGGCTCCTGCCGCTGACGGAATGGTCCACCGTCACCGAGTGGAGACAGCATCCCGAAGCTTGGGAGAAGCTGGAGCCCTTCTTGGCCTCCTTCGGGAAGGAATCGGAGTTCTTCCTGCTGGACCTGCCGGTATGCAAGCTTCCGCTGATGTTCGAGGACACCCTGACCTTCGATCAGCTGACAGAACTGCTCGCCGAAATCCGCACGATCCCCTCTGTTCCCTGA
- a CDS encoding YggS family pyridoxal phosphate-dependent enzyme, whose protein sequence is MTSIAANLQKIEQRIATAAARAGRDSSEIRLLPVSKTKPPEAVLEAHGAGYRRFGENKVQEAQNKWEALREVADIEWAVIGHLQSNKAKYVARFATEFQALDSLKVASELDRRLHQEGRRLEVLVQVNSSDEDQKFGLPPQEVVTFAKQLDTFDALDVRGLMTLALFTDDTERIARCFKVMRQVQQELRDATGKGWEELSMGMSGDFELAIEYGATCVRVGQAIFGNRLDPNAYWPGVT, encoded by the coding sequence GTGACCAGCATTGCCGCCAACCTGCAGAAGATCGAACAGCGAATCGCGACCGCAGCTGCGAGAGCGGGACGCGACAGCAGCGAGATCCGGCTGCTCCCCGTCTCCAAGACCAAACCCCCGGAGGCCGTCCTCGAGGCCCACGGCGCCGGGTACCGGAGGTTCGGGGAGAACAAGGTGCAGGAGGCCCAGAACAAATGGGAGGCCCTGCGGGAGGTGGCCGACATCGAGTGGGCTGTGATCGGACACCTGCAATCCAACAAGGCCAAGTATGTCGCTCGGTTCGCGACGGAGTTCCAGGCGCTCGACTCCCTGAAGGTCGCTTCAGAACTGGATCGCCGGCTGCACCAGGAAGGTCGCCGGCTCGAAGTCCTGGTGCAGGTGAACAGCTCTGACGAAGATCAGAAGTTCGGTCTGCCGCCGCAGGAAGTGGTGACCTTCGCCAAACAACTCGACACCTTCGACGCGCTGGATGTCCGGGGGCTGATGACCCTGGCGTTGTTCACCGACGACACTGAGCGCATCGCGCGGTGCTTCAAGGTGATGCGCCAAGTGCAGCAGGAACTGAGGGACGCCACAGGAAAGGGCTGGGAAGAACTATCCATGGGCATGTCCGGTGACTTCGAACTGGCAATCGAGTACGGGGCCACCTGCGTTCGTGTCGGCCAGGCTATCTTCGGCAACCGCCTGGACCCCAATGCCTACTGGCCGGGAGTCACATAA
- a CDS encoding amidohydrolase — translation MAEFRLVESFRITRARPIPGLGTGRYSEPLDVTVTDGTITAIEPTRGVGDGDFDADGANLMPGLWDNHTHFSLAALISQCTRFSHKATKSEILAAVEDHLRHRPPRLVGYGFRSATWPTPPTAADLDAITTVPVALMSRDLHSLWCNTPALEQAGAAGHPTGFLVEEEAFAGIRRIMSRYLDLVEHAVQAAELEAASRGLVGIVDFSSDWAVEAWQQRAASRSIGLRVEAATYPERLDDLIAMGAGTGDELAENLRVGPLKIIADGSMGSRTAHCIAPYPNPLPGYPNGKPNYTRSELLALLRRAHKARLQAAVHAIGDAACHNVLDAFEISGARGSIEHVQCVAPADLPRFSRLKLVASIQPAHQLEDVGVVDQVWPDAKSRAYPMLDLQRSGTKLAFGSDAPVASLDPWKAIEAACHRPYRTDQALTPLAALRASTRTTLGIGQPADLVLTAGPGKVLLTMLGGRVTFSR, via the coding sequence ATGGCAGAATTCCGGCTCGTGGAGAGCTTCCGTATCACCCGGGCCCGGCCCATACCGGGACTCGGGACCGGCAGGTACAGCGAGCCGTTGGACGTCACGGTGACCGACGGCACGATCACCGCCATCGAACCCACCCGGGGTGTCGGCGACGGCGACTTCGACGCCGACGGCGCGAACCTCATGCCCGGCCTGTGGGACAACCACACCCATTTCTCCTTGGCGGCGCTAATCAGCCAGTGCACCCGCTTCTCCCACAAGGCAACGAAATCGGAGATTCTCGCGGCCGTCGAGGATCACCTGCGGCACCGGCCGCCGAGGCTGGTCGGCTACGGCTTCCGTTCGGCAACGTGGCCCACTCCCCCGACCGCAGCCGACCTGGATGCGATCACCACCGTCCCGGTCGCGTTGATGTCCCGCGATCTCCACAGCCTCTGGTGCAACACCCCGGCCCTCGAACAGGCCGGGGCGGCCGGGCATCCGACGGGATTCCTCGTGGAGGAGGAGGCCTTCGCAGGCATCCGTCGCATCATGTCGCGGTATCTCGACCTGGTGGAACACGCCGTGCAGGCGGCCGAGCTGGAAGCCGCCTCCCGGGGGCTCGTGGGCATCGTGGATTTTTCCTCCGACTGGGCCGTGGAGGCCTGGCAGCAGCGCGCGGCATCCCGGTCCATCGGGCTGCGAGTGGAGGCCGCCACCTACCCCGAGCGGCTCGACGATCTGATCGCCATGGGAGCCGGAACCGGCGACGAACTGGCCGAGAATCTGAGGGTCGGCCCACTCAAGATCATCGCTGACGGCTCGATGGGCAGCCGCACCGCCCACTGCATCGCGCCTTATCCGAATCCTCTGCCGGGGTATCCGAACGGCAAACCCAACTACACCCGTTCCGAGTTGCTCGCTTTGCTGAGGCGCGCTCACAAGGCCCGGCTCCAGGCTGCGGTTCACGCCATCGGCGATGCCGCCTGTCACAACGTCCTGGACGCTTTCGAGATCTCAGGTGCGCGTGGGTCCATCGAGCACGTGCAGTGCGTTGCTCCCGCCGATCTACCACGATTTTCGCGGTTGAAACTAGTTGCAAGTATCCAGCCCGCGCACCAGCTGGAAGACGTCGGGGTGGTTGACCAAGTCTGGCCTGACGCGAAGAGCCGGGCCTACCCGATGCTCGACCTACAGCGTTCGGGGACGAAACTGGCATTCGGCTCCGACGCTCCTGTGGCCTCCCTCGACCCCTGGAAGGCCATCGAGGCCGCCTGTCACCGCCCCTACCGGACGGACCAGGCGCTCACTCCCCTGGCCGCCCTGCGGGCCAGCACCCGGACCACGCTCGGTATCGGGCAGCCCGCCGACCTGGTGCTCACCGCCGGTCCCGGAAAGGTGTTGCTGACGATGCTCGGCGGCCGGGTCACCTTCAGTCGCTGA
- a CDS encoding L-threonylcarbamoyladenylate synthase: MAQYYDVHPDNPQPRTLNQMVRILEEGGLIAYPTDSCYALGCALGNGSGIERIRRIRQLGDRHHFTLVISEFAQLGAFVEMDNWVFRAVKAATPGPYTFILRATREVPKMMQHPKKRTVGVRIPDHRTTLALLDAVGSPLVSSTLLLPDHPEPLVEGWTIKELLDHELDAVLDSGDCGLTPTTVVDLSGDEPEVVRVGAGDPGPFE; the protein is encoded by the coding sequence GTGGCCCAGTATTACGATGTTCATCCTGATAACCCACAACCCCGCACTCTCAACCAGATGGTGCGAATCCTCGAAGAGGGCGGATTGATCGCCTACCCCACCGATTCCTGTTACGCCCTCGGCTGCGCCCTCGGCAATGGATCGGGAATTGAACGCATCCGGCGAATCCGGCAGTTGGGGGACAGGCACCATTTCACCCTGGTGATCTCTGAGTTCGCCCAGCTCGGAGCCTTCGTCGAGATGGACAATTGGGTTTTCCGTGCAGTCAAGGCGGCAACTCCAGGACCGTACACCTTCATCCTGAGGGCCACCCGAGAGGTACCGAAGATGATGCAGCACCCCAAAAAGCGCACAGTTGGCGTACGGATCCCCGATCATCGAACCACCCTTGCCCTGCTCGACGCGGTCGGTTCACCACTGGTCAGCTCCACTTTGTTGCTCCCGGATCATCCCGAGCCGCTCGTGGAGGGGTGGACCATCAAGGAGCTGCTGGACCACGAACTGGATGCGGTCCTGGACTCTGGTGACTGTGGGTTGACCCCGACGACCGTCGTGGATCTCAGCGGTGACGAACCGGAGGTCGTGCGGGTCGGGGCGGGCGATCCCGGCCCCTTCGAATGA
- a CDS encoding TadE/TadG family type IV pilus assembly protein: protein MASLSRPGWKQRGLSGSVQVTLLLPLAILVLLAALQWALLLWAESTAMAAAQDSARAAAVLGGSVSDGREAGKRAIFNTAISDVTVTVDRAPTFTIAVVEGTAIRVLPMVNVTVRQEASIPTERTK from the coding sequence ATGGCTAGCCTCTCAAGGCCTGGCTGGAAGCAGCGGGGTCTGAGCGGCAGCGTCCAAGTCACCCTGCTGCTCCCACTCGCGATACTGGTGCTGCTGGCAGCGCTCCAGTGGGCGTTGTTGTTGTGGGCGGAATCAACGGCCATGGCAGCGGCACAGGACTCGGCTCGGGCCGCCGCTGTCCTGGGAGGCTCTGTGTCGGATGGCCGGGAGGCCGGGAAACGCGCCATCTTCAACACTGCCATCAGCGATGTCACAGTGACAGTTGACCGCGCACCCACGTTCACCATCGCTGTCGTCGAGGGAACTGCCATACGGGTGCTTCCCATGGTGAACGTCACCGTACGCCAGGAAGCCAGCATCCCAACCGAACGCACCAAGTGA
- a CDS encoding TadE/TadG family type IV pilus assembly protein: MIPKESERGSSVAVEAALVLPVAMLFIGLVIVMAGHAIAQQAVTAAATRAARAASLERSQTSAERAALEAAVAELGSSHVTCTDAQVSVDAKGLAAPEGTVASVTVRLTCRAVFPVSMPGFPSSRFLTGEGVSPVDTYRGRNG, encoded by the coding sequence ATGATTCCCAAAGAGTCGGAGCGAGGAAGCTCCGTTGCAGTGGAGGCGGCGTTGGTGCTGCCCGTCGCGATGTTGTTCATCGGCCTGGTGATCGTGATGGCCGGGCATGCCATCGCCCAGCAGGCAGTCACTGCTGCCGCCACACGTGCAGCACGCGCAGCCTCTCTGGAACGTTCGCAGACTTCGGCAGAACGAGCGGCACTGGAGGCAGCCGTGGCCGAGCTGGGTAGTTCCCACGTCACCTGCACAGATGCTCAAGTGAGTGTGGATGCCAAGGGCCTGGCTGCCCCTGAAGGAACGGTCGCATCCGTGACGGTACGACTCACATGTCGGGCAGTATTCCCGGTCTCGATGCCGGGTTTCCCTTCCAGCAGATTTCTGACGGGGGAGGGGGTATCGCCCGTTGACACCTACCGAGGCCGGAATGGCTAG